A genomic window from Pagrus major chromosome 23, Pma_NU_1.0 includes:
- the ppan gene encoding suppressor of SWI4 1 homolog: MGKSKTKNQKKARSTANHVAEEVYGAVPHSFVFHRGQIGKNVGQLVLDVRRVMEPYTAESLKIKKKNVLKDFVAIAGPLGVTHFIVFSKTPTSVNMRLARLPKGPMLHFKVLKYCLIKDVVSTLKKHRMHEQQFTHHPLLILNNFSSEGMHVKLMASMFQNMFPSINVHKVNLNNIKRCVLINYDPESQEIEFRHYSLKVVPVGMSRGVKKLMQERFPNMNKFEDISELLMKGANLSESEAEQDGEHNITELPQVYSGRGNMASQQSAVRLTEIGPRMTLQLTKIQEGMGEGSILYHAMISKTEEEIQEILNRKEAQLKDKEGRRKKQEQNVAKKKEKQEENKKKSLEGIKRKLAEAEEDSEVEDPGTQNNQPAAVESDDEVEYYRQAVGQEPDEDMFPAAKRRKMSSGKPPRKDRDARSPKRNGPGGKGWKQSRDGEKPFGKKTRPGGKTFGGKNAGDRDKKFGGKKRFEGNKTFGGNKNKDGSFRSKGQKAKPGFKKRVAGAKQGFKQRKGKG, translated from the exons ATGGGGAAATCCAAG ACCAAGAACCAGAAGAAAGCCCGGTCAACAGCCAACCATGTGGCCGAGGAGGTCTACGGAGCCGTCCCCCACTCCTTCGTGTTTCACCGGGGTCAGATCGGGAAAAACGTGGGTCAGCTCGTCCTGGACGTGCGCAGAGTCATGGAGCCGTACACTGCAGAGTCTCTGAAG ATTAAGAAGAAGAACGTGCTGAAAGACTTTGTGGCCATCGCAGGACCACTGGGAGTGACACACTTCATCGTCTTCAGCAAGACGCCCACCAGTGTCAACATG AGACTTGCTCGACTTCCCAAAGGTCCCATGCTTCACTTCAAAGTGCTCAAG tACTGTCTCATCAAAGACGTCGTCTCCACTCTGAAGAAGCACAGGATGCACGAGCAGCAGTTCACACACCACCCGCTGCTCATCCTCAACAACTTTTCATCTGAGGGCATGCATGTCAAACTCATGGCCTCCAtgtttcaaaacatgtttccttCCATTAATGTGCACAAG gtAAACCTCAACAATATCAAGAGATGTGTGCTGATAAATTACGACCCAGAGTCCCAGGAAATTGAATTTCGACACTA CAGCCTGAAGGTCGTCCCTGTTGGAATGAGCCGAGGAGTCAAGAAGCTGATGCAGGAGAGGTTCCCCAACATGAACAAGTTTGAGGACATCAGTGAGCTGCTGATGAA GGGGGCGAACCTTTCAGAAAGTGAAGCAGAACAAGACGGGGAGCACAACATCACTGAACTGCCACAGGTCTACTCTGGCCGAGGCAACATGGCGTCCCAGCAGAGCGCCGTCCGTCTGACAGAG ATTGGTCCTCGCATGACGCTGCAGCTGACGAAGATACAAGAAGGCATGGGAGAGGGGAGCATCCTTTATCACGCCATGA TCTCCAAGACGGAGGAGGAAATACAGGAGATCCTGAACAGAAAGGAGGCCCAGCTTAAAGACAAAGAGGGTCGTCGGAAAAAGCAGGAGCAGAACGTTGCtaagaagaaagagaaacaagaagagAACAA GAAAAAGAGCCTGGAAGGCATTAAGAGGAAACTTGCCGAGGCTGAAGAGGACAGCGAGGTGGAGGATCCGGGGACTCAGAACAATCAGCCAGCTGCTGTTGAATCTGACGATGAGGTGGAGTACTACAGACAGGCTGTAGGACAGGAGCCAGATGAAG acATGTTCCCTGCTgccaagaggaggaagatgtcCTCTGGTAAACCTccaagaaaagacagagatgCCAGATCACCAAAGAGAAACGGTCCAGGAGGGAAAGGATGGAAGCAGTCCAGAGACGGGGAGAAACCATTTGGAAAGAAAACGAGGCCTGGAGGAAAGACATTTGGAGGGAAGAACGCTGGTGATAGGGACAAGAAATTTGGTGGAAAGAAGAGATTTGAAGGGAACAAAACATTTGGTGGGAATAAAAACAAGGACGGGTCATTCAGATCTAAAGGTCAGAAAGCCAAGCCGGGCTTTAAGAAGAGAGTTGCAGGAGCGAAGCAAGGCTTCAAacagaggaaaggaaaaggcTGA